A window from Candidatus Nitrospira neomarina encodes these proteins:
- the meaB gene encoding methylmalonyl Co-A mutase-associated GTPase MeaB — protein MSGSNPSASHKFLTIPSVIEEVRTGNIRAISRAISLLESDGPERIAVLEGLEPFSGHARIIGITGYPGAGKSTVIDQLITAYRSQGKKVGVLAVDISSSLTGGAILGDRIRMQHHSLDDRVYIRSMGTRGHRGGLALATQDAIHVLDAAGFDVVLIETIGMGQEEGEIAQIAQTVVDVVAPGLGDDVQAMKAGILEVAHIVVVNKADHAGAHETLQSLREWVPQVLLVTATTGEGIPSLVEAITRHQQSLEIEAPVSG, from the coding sequence ATGTCTGGTTCGAACCCCTCGGCCTCACATAAATTCTTAACGATTCCCTCCGTAATCGAGGAAGTCCGAACCGGAAACATCAGAGCAATTTCCCGTGCCATTAGCTTGTTGGAATCCGATGGGCCGGAAAGAATAGCGGTCCTGGAGGGGCTCGAGCCTTTCTCCGGCCATGCACGCATTATCGGGATCACCGGGTATCCCGGCGCGGGAAAAAGTACCGTGATCGATCAATTGATTACGGCGTATCGCTCACAAGGGAAAAAGGTCGGTGTGCTGGCCGTGGATATCAGCAGTTCGTTAACCGGCGGCGCCATTCTGGGCGATCGCATTCGCATGCAGCACCATTCGTTGGATGATCGTGTCTACATCCGGAGCATGGGCACGAGAGGACACCGGGGTGGCCTGGCCCTGGCGACACAGGACGCCATTCACGTTCTCGATGCGGCCGGGTTTGATGTCGTGTTGATTGAAACCATCGGGATGGGACAGGAAGAGGGTGAAATTGCCCAGATAGCCCAAACGGTAGTTGATGTCGTCGCTCCCGGTCTTGGTGATGACGTGCAGGCCATGAAAGCTGGAATCCTGGAAGTGGCCCATATCGTCGTCGTCAATAAGGCCGATCATGCCGGCGCGCACGAAACCCTTCAGTCGTTGCGGGAATGGGTGCCACAGGTGTTGCTGGTGACCGCCACAACCGGAGAAGGTATTCCATCGTTGGTAGAGGCCATTACCCGCCACCAACAGTCCCTTGAAATTGAGGCACCCGTTTCCGGGTAA
- a CDS encoding Zn-ribbon domain-containing OB-fold protein, which translates to MKHFETSEQTLPEHKGVNLFGVDPLIIQDHYDIDYRHSYAQDSPFFVGLSKGDLLGSRCTRCQYMYATPRSHCMECGAATTWEKLPLTGCVHTFTVCHYGSESFLKETPFILTLVEFKNVNTLFLTRLKNISPDHVHIGLPIRPRFAKAPTFKVTDVWFEPLGLT; encoded by the coding sequence ATGAAACACTTCGAAACCTCAGAACAAACCTTGCCGGAACACAAAGGGGTCAATCTCTTTGGGGTCGATCCATTAATCATCCAGGACCACTACGACATTGATTACCGCCACAGTTATGCCCAGGATTCTCCCTTTTTTGTTGGATTGAGTAAAGGAGATCTGTTGGGATCACGGTGTACACGCTGTCAATATATGTACGCCACACCCCGATCTCATTGCATGGAATGTGGGGCAGCCACCACATGGGAAAAGCTTCCACTGACCGGATGCGTCCATACCTTCACAGTCTGTCATTATGGTAGCGAAAGTTTTCTCAAAGAAACCCCGTTTATCCTGACTCTGGTGGAATTTAAAAATGTGAACACCCTCTTTCTCACCCGTCTGAAAAATATTTCACCTGATCACGTTCACATTGGGCTACCGATCCGTCCGCGTTTCGCCAAAGCTCCAACATTTAAGGTGACCGATGTCTGGTTCGAACCCCTCGGCCTCACATAA
- a CDS encoding thiolase C-terminal domain-containing protein — MRPVYMISGGITKFAKAHPEKDFRLMVKEAYDAALQDVPGLSKDMIDGGVGSYFSDHFTRQSMAGSMAHDYLGLCPKPSKRVEGGGATGGLCFQSAWEAIASERMNCCVAFGFETMSRVNTWKGNEFIALASDTNFDFPVGGFYSGYYAMMVNRHMHEFGTTVEQMAMVSVKNHLNALYNPYAQKAKRLTVKQVRESPMVATPLTMEDICTMSDGAAVCILADETIAEQVCDRPVHITGIGSGSDAMRMADRPHGKVPLLPHEQESDYARLKYPGVHSYRGGRMAAKLAYEMAGIRNPLEELSFVELHDAYTSSEIQSYEDLGLCKYGEGGSFIEKGTPFMPGIEYGLPLPDQGRLPVNPSGGLLACGHPIGATGLMQAVFAFWQLQDTIERHLGSPALQLRDPRRGLIHSHAGTGTSITVSILERT; from the coding sequence ATGAGACCCGTCTATATGATCAGCGGCGGGATCACAAAATTCGCCAAAGCCCATCCGGAAAAAGATTTTCGTCTGATGGTCAAAGAAGCCTATGACGCCGCCCTCCAGGACGTACCCGGATTATCGAAAGACATGATCGATGGAGGGGTCGGCTCCTATTTTTCAGATCATTTCACCCGCCAATCGATGGCCGGCAGCATGGCACACGATTATCTGGGCCTATGTCCCAAACCCTCCAAACGCGTCGAAGGGGGCGGGGCCACGGGAGGGTTGTGTTTCCAATCGGCTTGGGAAGCGATTGCTTCGGAGCGGATGAATTGTTGTGTCGCCTTCGGGTTTGAAACCATGTCCCGGGTCAACACCTGGAAAGGGAACGAATTTATTGCGTTGGCTTCCGATACGAATTTCGACTTTCCGGTTGGAGGGTTTTACAGCGGGTACTATGCCATGATGGTCAATCGCCATATGCATGAATTTGGCACCACGGTTGAACAGATGGCCATGGTCTCCGTCAAAAATCATCTGAATGCTCTGTACAATCCCTATGCGCAAAAAGCGAAACGGCTCACCGTCAAACAGGTTCGGGAATCGCCCATGGTGGCCACCCCATTGACCATGGAAGATATCTGCACCATGTCCGATGGAGCAGCCGTCTGCATTCTGGCGGACGAAACCATTGCGGAACAGGTCTGTGACCGGCCGGTGCACATCACCGGCATAGGCTCAGGGTCAGATGCCATGCGCATGGCTGACCGGCCGCATGGAAAAGTTCCGCTGCTTCCGCACGAGCAGGAATCCGATTATGCCCGGCTCAAATACCCCGGGGTGCATTCCTATCGCGGGGGGCGTATGGCAGCAAAACTGGCCTACGAAATGGCCGGCATCCGGAATCCACTGGAAGAATTAAGCTTTGTCGAACTTCACGATGCCTATACCTCCTCTGAAATTCAATCCTATGAAGATCTTGGGTTGTGTAAATATGGGGAAGGCGGCAGTTTTATTGAAAAGGGTACCCCGTTTATGCCGGGGATTGAGTATGGCTTGCCGTTACCGGACCAAGGACGACTCCCCGTGAATCCATCCGGAGGGCTCTTGGCCTGCGGCCATCCGATCGGAGCCACAGGTCTGATGCAGGCCGTCTTTGCATTTTGGCAATTACAAGACACGATCGAGAGGCATTTAGGCAGTCCGGCATTACAACTTCGCGATCCTCGACGTGGACTCATCCATAGTCATGCGGGCACCGGGACCTCTATCACGGTGTCGATCTTGGAGAGGACATAA
- a CDS encoding cobalamin B12-binding domain-containing protein, which yields MTTATTPIRVLIGKVGLDGHDRGVKLVARALRDSGVEVIYTGLHQTPEQVVNIAIQEDVNAIGLSIHSGAHTSLFPRVLELLKTHHAEDIAVFGGGIIPSDDVGPLMETGVRALFPPGTSMSRIVEFVKGLPR from the coding sequence ATGACCACAGCAACGACGCCCATTCGAGTCCTGATCGGAAAGGTTGGTTTGGATGGCCACGACCGCGGCGTGAAACTGGTAGCCCGGGCCCTGCGAGACTCCGGCGTGGAGGTCATTTATACCGGGTTGCACCAAACCCCCGAGCAGGTCGTCAATATCGCCATTCAAGAGGACGTGAACGCGATAGGCCTCAGCATTCATTCCGGTGCCCATACCTCTCTGTTTCCACGGGTCCTGGAATTACTGAAAACGCATCATGCCGAGGATATTGCCGTCTTCGGTGGAGGCATTATCCCCTCTGATGATGTCGGCCCTCTAATGGAAACCGGTGTGCGGGCCCTGTTCCCTCCCGGCACCTCGATGTCACGCATTGTGGAATTCGTGAAAGGACTGCCCCGATGA
- a CDS encoding MBL fold metallo-hydrolase: MKLGQFNIYPVTDGRFRLDGGAMFGVVPRVIWEKCCPADDHHRIPLSLTCLLIQAHGKNILVDTGLGSKQDKKFHRMFAVDQSSSLHDALHHYRLAPKDIDMVINTHLHFDHAGGNTRCDEKGRTIPTFPMARYLVQRGEFEDAIKANERTKASYRQENFIPILEHHQCEFVTGTTEWLPGVSMVVTPGHTKYHQSVKIESEGHTAFFLGDCIPTVSHLPLPYIMGYDLFPLQTLETKRWILDQAYEEGWLLIFEHDPRIEMGYVHKDPEGKYFLKPAEEARTA, encoded by the coding sequence GTGAAACTTGGACAATTTAACATTTATCCTGTGACAGACGGCCGGTTCCGGCTTGACGGCGGAGCGATGTTCGGGGTGGTTCCCAGGGTAATCTGGGAGAAATGTTGTCCGGCCGACGATCACCACCGCATCCCGCTCAGCTTGACCTGTCTGCTGATTCAGGCACATGGGAAGAACATCCTCGTCGATACGGGACTGGGCTCAAAACAAGACAAAAAATTTCATCGAATGTTTGCCGTGGATCAATCCTCTTCGCTTCATGATGCCTTACACCACTACCGCCTTGCCCCGAAGGATATCGATATGGTGATCAATACCCATCTTCATTTCGATCATGCCGGAGGCAACACGCGGTGTGATGAAAAAGGACGGACGATCCCGACGTTTCCGATGGCACGCTATCTGGTGCAACGCGGAGAATTTGAAGATGCCATCAAGGCGAATGAACGGACCAAGGCCAGTTACCGTCAGGAAAATTTCATTCCTATTCTGGAACATCACCAATGTGAGTTTGTCACAGGCACGACCGAGTGGCTTCCCGGTGTCTCAATGGTGGTCACCCCCGGCCATACCAAATACCACCAAAGCGTCAAGATTGAATCCGAAGGACACACGGCCTTCTTTTTAGGTGATTGTATTCCCACGGTCTCTCACCTGCCCCTCCCCTATATTATGGGCTATGACCTCTTTCCGCTACAGACGCTGGAAACCAAACGATGGATTCTCGATCAAGCCTACGAGGAAGGATGGCTCCTGATTTTCGAACATGACCCCCGGATTGAGATGGGGTACGTCCACAAAGACCCGGAAGGCAAATATTTCTTGAAACCTGCAGAGGAAGCGAGAACAGCATGA
- a CDS encoding acyl-CoA mutase large subunit family protein, translating to MKIAHDSPVVHQKDSAEKRPASHYPQDRKTPCTALSGLPIAEQYTQEDLRDWDPERDLGHPGDFPYTRGIHQTMYRSRLWTMRQFAGFGTAHDTNARFKYLLDQGQTGLSVAFDMPTLMGLDSDDPQALGEVGYCGVAISSLEDMATLFDGIPLNRVSVSMTINGPAAVIFAMYLTLAERQGIPLTRLNGTLQNDILKEYIAQKEWLFPPAPHMRLITDTIGYCSEHVPKWHPISISGYHIREAGSTAVQELAFTLYNGLTYVEAAVQAGLPIDAFAPQLSFFFNSHNDFFEEIAKFRAARRVWAQEMKDRYHPNNPRSFQLRFHAQTAGCSLMAQQPMNNVVRTTLQALAAVLGGTQSLHTNSMDETLSLPTQEAVTLALRTQQIIAHESGVTNTVDPLAGSYFIEHLTNRMEEGAREYFRKLDAMGGMLAAIERGFPQREILEASQHYQEEIERKERIIVGVNEYVESEQYTIPTLRIGKEVEQYQRERLRSFRANRDPKKVAEALHEIQWFAQSGENLLPHLMHAVKARATLGEICGALKGVFGTYREPVVL from the coding sequence ATGAAGATTGCTCACGATTCACCGGTGGTCCATCAGAAGGATTCGGCTGAAAAACGTCCGGCCTCTCATTATCCTCAGGACCGGAAGACGCCCTGTACGGCCTTGTCCGGACTGCCGATTGCCGAACAATATACGCAGGAAGACCTCAGAGATTGGGATCCTGAACGTGACCTCGGGCATCCTGGAGACTTTCCTTACACACGTGGGATTCACCAGACGATGTACCGCAGTCGGCTATGGACGATGCGGCAATTCGCAGGGTTCGGGACGGCTCATGACACCAACGCCCGTTTCAAATATCTCCTGGATCAGGGACAAACCGGTCTGAGCGTCGCGTTTGATATGCCGACCCTCATGGGCCTGGATTCAGATGATCCGCAGGCTCTTGGGGAGGTAGGCTATTGTGGGGTCGCAATTTCGTCTTTGGAAGACATGGCCACACTCTTCGACGGAATCCCTTTGAATCGGGTATCGGTCTCCATGACGATCAATGGCCCGGCCGCCGTGATATTCGCCATGTATCTCACTCTGGCTGAACGGCAAGGCATCCCGCTGACTCGGCTCAATGGCACCCTGCAAAACGATATCCTCAAAGAATATATCGCACAAAAAGAATGGTTGTTCCCCCCTGCACCCCACATGCGGTTGATCACGGACACCATCGGCTACTGCAGTGAACACGTGCCGAAATGGCATCCCATCAGCATTAGCGGGTATCACATCCGGGAAGCCGGATCCACCGCCGTGCAGGAACTGGCCTTTACCCTGTATAACGGGCTGACCTATGTCGAAGCCGCCGTTCAGGCAGGATTGCCGATTGACGCCTTTGCCCCACAACTGTCCTTTTTCTTTAATTCGCATAACGACTTTTTTGAGGAAATTGCCAAGTTTCGAGCGGCACGACGCGTGTGGGCGCAGGAGATGAAAGACCGATACCACCCCAACAATCCACGCTCGTTCCAGCTCCGCTTCCATGCCCAGACAGCAGGCTGTTCCCTCATGGCGCAACAACCCATGAACAATGTGGTGCGCACAACCCTTCAGGCTCTGGCAGCCGTGCTCGGCGGCACGCAATCACTGCATACCAATTCCATGGATGAGACGCTGTCTCTGCCCACTCAGGAGGCTGTGACGCTGGCGTTACGTACCCAACAAATCATTGCTCATGAAAGCGGGGTCACCAACACGGTTGATCCTCTGGCCGGTTCCTACTTTATTGAGCACCTCACCAACCGGATGGAAGAAGGTGCCCGCGAATACTTTCGCAAGCTGGATGCCATGGGAGGCATGTTGGCCGCCATCGAACGAGGGTTCCCACAACGAGAGATTCTGGAAGCGTCCCAGCACTACCAGGAGGAAATCGAACGGAAAGAACGTATCATCGTCGGGGTCAATGAGTACGTTGAGTCGGAGCAGTACACCATTCCCACCCTGCGAATCGGAAAGGAAGTCGAACAGTATCAGCGGGAACGTTTACGTTCGTTTCGCGCCAACCGGGACCCCAAGAAAGTGGCTGAAGCGCTTCACGAAATTCAATGGTTCGCACAATCCGGCGAAAATCTGTTGCCACACCTGATGCACGCCGTCAAAGCCAGGGCCACATTGGGAGAAATATGTGGAGCCTTAAAGGGAGTCTTTGGAACCTATCGTGAACCGGTTGTCTTATAA
- a CDS encoding 3-hydroxyacyl-CoA dehydrogenase family protein, with translation MPSQAIQTIGVVGAGQMGAGIAFVSALAGCEVFLYDIHTGSLEAALERIHKGLAKQIQDGIIPASEGEAALKRIRTTQSLGDMTDRHLILEAAPENFEMKCELFQELGAICKPEVILASNTSSISITKLGAMSGRDAQVAGMHFMNPVPVMKLVELIRGLRTSDETISLLAGLADRMGKVVVESKDSPGFIVNRLLMPMVNEAIFALAEGIATVDMIDKAMTYGTNHPVGPLALADRIGLDTVLNICEILYQEFGDQKFRPCPLLRKYVEAGWLGRKSGRGFYTYQP, from the coding sequence ATGCCATCACAGGCCATACAAACCATTGGTGTCGTAGGAGCCGGCCAAATGGGTGCGGGCATTGCGTTCGTATCTGCGCTCGCAGGCTGTGAGGTCTTCCTCTACGATATCCACACCGGATCCCTGGAAGCCGCTCTTGAACGCATTCACAAGGGACTCGCCAAACAAATTCAGGATGGCATCATCCCGGCTTCGGAGGGCGAAGCGGCCTTAAAACGAATCCGGACCACCCAATCCCTCGGGGATATGACTGATCGTCACCTGATCCTGGAAGCCGCCCCCGAAAATTTTGAAATGAAATGCGAGCTGTTCCAAGAGCTTGGCGCAATCTGCAAACCGGAGGTGATCCTGGCCAGCAATACCTCCTCGATATCCATCACAAAACTGGGGGCCATGTCGGGGCGAGACGCTCAGGTCGCCGGCATGCATTTTATGAATCCGGTCCCAGTCATGAAATTGGTCGAACTCATTCGAGGTTTGCGAACCAGCGATGAGACCATCTCGCTTCTCGCCGGACTTGCCGACCGCATGGGAAAAGTTGTGGTGGAATCCAAAGATTCTCCGGGTTTCATTGTCAATCGCCTGCTCATGCCGATGGTCAATGAAGCCATTTTTGCCTTAGCCGAAGGCATCGCGACCGTCGACATGATCGACAAGGCCATGACTTATGGCACCAACCACCCTGTAGGCCCACTGGCCTTAGCCGATCGTATCGGTTTGGATACCGTGCTCAACATTTGCGAAATTTTATATCAAGAATTCGGCGATCAAAAGTTTCGCCCGTGTCCGCTTCTTCGAAAATATGTCGAGGCGGGTTGGTTGGGTCGAAAGTCAGGAAGAGGATTTTACACCTATCAACCTTGA
- a CDS encoding thiolase family protein yields the protein MTETKYGVIVSAVRTPMGSFQGVFSPVPATKLGSLAIAESLHRVHLSGALVDEVYMGCVLAAGLGQAPARQAALGAGLPDSVGATTINKVCGSSLMAIIMATQAIKLGEARILVAGGMESMTGAPYLLTRARQGYRLGHGELVDSLIKDGLWDVYNDFHMGQGGELCASKYQLSRKALDDFTIESYRRARMAIATGAFKQEIVPVEVPQKKGGPILVTDDEEPNRVNLEKLSSLKPVFKEDGMLTVGNSPSCNDGAAALVLMEEREAERHGIKPLARIIGYAGAALAPEWFTIAPVHAIQKVLKQTGLTIEQIDLFEINEAFSSVSLAINRELNLDPAKVNVNGGAVALGHPIGATGARMMTTLLYALEARGGRLGLASLCIGGGEALAVVIERMP from the coding sequence ATGACTGAGACCAAATACGGGGTCATTGTGAGCGCGGTCCGCACTCCCATGGGAAGCTTTCAGGGCGTCTTCAGCCCGGTTCCCGCTACGAAACTTGGAAGTCTGGCCATTGCCGAAAGCTTACATCGGGTTCACCTGTCAGGGGCGTTGGTGGACGAGGTCTATATGGGTTGCGTGTTGGCTGCCGGACTCGGACAGGCACCCGCAAGGCAAGCCGCGCTTGGAGCCGGCCTGCCCGACTCGGTGGGCGCAACCACCATCAACAAGGTCTGCGGGTCCAGTCTTATGGCCATCATTATGGCCACTCAGGCCATTAAATTGGGAGAAGCCCGCATTCTGGTTGCCGGAGGCATGGAAAGCATGACCGGCGCCCCGTATCTCTTGACCAGGGCCAGACAAGGCTATCGGCTTGGTCATGGGGAACTGGTCGATAGCCTGATCAAGGATGGCCTCTGGGACGTCTATAACGATTTTCACATGGGTCAGGGTGGGGAACTCTGTGCGTCCAAGTATCAACTCAGCCGGAAGGCCCTTGATGACTTTACGATTGAAAGCTATCGCCGGGCCCGCATGGCCATCGCGACCGGTGCCTTCAAACAGGAAATCGTACCCGTCGAAGTGCCTCAAAAAAAAGGCGGGCCGATTCTCGTGACCGACGATGAGGAACCGAATCGTGTCAATCTTGAAAAACTGTCCAGTTTGAAACCCGTGTTTAAAGAAGACGGCATGCTGACGGTCGGCAATTCCCCATCTTGCAATGACGGTGCGGCAGCCCTTGTCCTGATGGAAGAAAGAGAGGCCGAACGCCATGGCATCAAACCGTTGGCACGAATCATCGGGTATGCCGGCGCCGCATTAGCACCCGAGTGGTTTACCATCGCCCCGGTTCACGCCATCCAAAAAGTTCTGAAGCAGACAGGTCTGACCATCGAGCAGATTGATCTCTTTGAAATCAATGAAGCCTTTAGCTCGGTGTCTCTCGCCATTAACCGGGAACTCAACCTGGACCCGGCAAAAGTCAATGTGAACGGAGGTGCCGTGGCGCTTGGCCATCCAATCGGAGCTACCGGCGCACGGATGATGACCACCCTGCTCTACGCACTGGAAGCCAGAGGTGGCCGTTTGGGGCTTGCCAGTCTCTGTATTGGTGGAGGCGAGGCCCTGGCTGTCGTGATCGAACGCATGCCCTAG
- a CDS encoding dihydrolipoamide acetyltransferase family protein yields MATDIVMPQLGESIAEGTIVKWLVPLGAQVKKDDSLLEVETDKVALDIPSPATGALTEILIQEGETVPVGTLLARLDYHSESGNGDSATSTIPVSSGHGHSTISGSPDLLSPAVRDLAAKHQVDLSLITGTGMNGRITKKDILEFLDKQGLAGKESGESLKGQPASVTSSPEEEVIPLSSMRRTIAERMVKSRQTAAHVVTFFEADFTTVEHTRQELHLTYLPFVIKAVTQGIHAFPILNSSWSAKGLIIKHAVHIGIAVAVEEGLLVPVIKHADQKDLRQLGTEVADLSQRARSKQLQPEEVQGGTFTITNHGGTGSLFSTPIINQPQIAILGVGAVQRRAVVVNESIEIRSMAYLSLAFDHRVIDGATADQFMLMVKSVLEQPAWEVTS; encoded by the coding sequence ATGGCCACCGACATCGTCATGCCGCAGTTAGGTGAAAGCATTGCCGAAGGTACCATCGTGAAATGGCTCGTTCCGCTGGGGGCCCAGGTAAAAAAAGATGATTCCCTGTTAGAGGTGGAAACCGATAAAGTCGCATTGGATATTCCTTCCCCGGCGACCGGAGCCTTAACCGAGATTTTGATTCAGGAAGGGGAAACGGTCCCGGTGGGCACCCTTCTTGCGCGACTCGATTACCATTCCGAATCCGGAAACGGTGATTCCGCGACAAGCACAATTCCGGTATCGTCCGGTCACGGCCACTCAACAATCTCAGGATCCCCTGACCTCCTCTCACCGGCTGTTCGAGACCTTGCCGCGAAGCACCAGGTGGACCTCAGCCTCATCACCGGAACAGGCATGAATGGACGGATTACCAAAAAGGACATTCTGGAATTTCTGGACAAACAAGGTCTGGCCGGAAAAGAGTCCGGCGAGTCGCTAAAGGGACAGCCCGCATCAGTGACCTCTTCCCCTGAAGAAGAGGTAATTCCGCTGAGCTCCATGCGACGAACAATTGCGGAACGCATGGTCAAGAGTCGACAGACCGCAGCCCACGTGGTGACGTTCTTTGAAGCCGACTTCACAACAGTCGAACACACCAGACAGGAGTTGCATCTGACCTATCTGCCTTTTGTGATCAAAGCGGTCACGCAGGGGATTCACGCCTTTCCGATTCTCAATTCCTCCTGGTCTGCCAAAGGTCTCATCATTAAGCATGCCGTTCATATTGGTATAGCTGTCGCCGTAGAAGAAGGATTATTGGTTCCAGTCATCAAGCATGCCGATCAAAAAGATCTTCGGCAATTGGGTACGGAAGTCGCCGATCTGTCTCAACGGGCACGAAGCAAACAACTCCAGCCCGAGGAAGTCCAAGGAGGGACATTTACCATCACCAATCATGGAGGGACCGGCAGCCTCTTCAGCACCCCGATCATCAACCAACCGCAAATCGCCATTCTTGGCGTTGGCGCTGTTCAGCGGCGAGCAGTAGTCGTGAACGAGTCCATTGAAATTCGCTCCATGGCCTACTTGAGCCTTGCCTTTGATCATCGGGTCATCGATGGAGCCACAGCCGATCAATTTATGCTCATGGTGAAATCTGTCCTGGAACAACCGGCATGGGAGGTCACCTCATGA
- a CDS encoding alpha-ketoacid dehydrogenase subunit beta, which produces MTTSAITHEVTYLEAISQALDEEMSQDERVFLMGEDIGPYGGAFRVTEGFQDKYGEWRVLDTPLAESGIVGAAIGAAMMGMRPVVEMQFADFISCAFDQITEMAAKNHYRWGAEVPLVIRAPFGGGTHGGPFHSVCPEAWFFHTPGLKLVAPSTAYDAKGLLKAAIRDHNPVIYFEHKFLYRRVKEVLPAEEYIVPIGEAEIKRTGSEISVITYGAMVHVALEAAEALDQEGIDMEVVDLRTLSPLDTDTVKDSVRKTGKVIILHEDTKTGGIGGEIAAILAEECFNALDAPIMRIAAPDIPVPYSPPLEDFFLPNAHDVITAARQLAAY; this is translated from the coding sequence ATGACCACATCCGCTATCACACATGAAGTGACCTATCTGGAAGCCATTTCCCAAGCCCTTGATGAAGAAATGAGCCAGGATGAACGGGTCTTCCTGATGGGAGAAGATATCGGCCCTTACGGCGGGGCATTTCGTGTCACGGAAGGGTTTCAAGATAAGTATGGTGAATGGAGAGTGCTGGACACCCCTCTGGCGGAATCCGGAATTGTCGGCGCCGCAATTGGAGCGGCGATGATGGGCATGAGACCCGTGGTTGAAATGCAATTTGCGGATTTCATTTCCTGTGCGTTCGATCAAATTACCGAGATGGCCGCCAAGAATCACTATCGCTGGGGAGCAGAGGTGCCTCTGGTCATCCGCGCACCCTTCGGGGGAGGGACTCATGGAGGGCCCTTCCATTCCGTGTGCCCGGAAGCCTGGTTCTTTCATACCCCCGGGTTGAAACTGGTGGCGCCCTCAACTGCTTATGACGCCAAAGGATTGTTGAAGGCCGCGATCCGGGATCATAACCCCGTCATTTATTTTGAACATAAATTTTTGTACCGGCGCGTGAAGGAGGTGCTTCCTGCTGAAGAGTATATCGTCCCGATCGGGGAAGCCGAGATCAAACGGACAGGAAGCGAGATCTCCGTCATCACCTATGGAGCCATGGTCCACGTGGCATTAGAGGCAGCCGAGGCCTTGGATCAGGAAGGGATCGACATGGAAGTCGTGGATCTTCGCACCCTGAGCCCTCTTGATACCGACACCGTCAAAGACTCGGTTCGAAAAACGGGGAAAGTGATTATTCTCCACGAAGATACGAAGACCGGAGGAATCGGTGGTGAAATTGCTGCGATCCTGGCTGAAGAATGCTTCAACGCACTTGATGCGCCGATTATGCGGATCGCAGCCCCCGATATTCCCGTGCCCTATAGTCCCCCGCTGGAGGACTTTTTTCTTCCGAACGCTCATGACGTCATCACCGCCGCCCGCCAATTGGCGGCCTATTGA